In Caldisericum sp., the DNA window CTCAAATCCAACAGGGGCGAAAGTATATGTTGATAATAGTTATAAGGGGATAACACCTATAAAACTAAATCTTAAAGTGGGGACATATACAGTAAAAATAACAAAAACTGGATATCTTGACTACACAGAAACAGTCAAAATAACAGAAAACAAACAATACTCCATAAATCAGCCGCTTATGAAATTAGGTAAAACAGCCACAGTAAATATATCTACAAACCCTACTTATGCAACAGTTTATATAGATGGCATAGAAGTTGGTCTCTCACCACTTTTCTTTTACAAAATAGAACCAGGGCATCATGAGATAAAAGTGACAAAAGAAGGATATTTGGAATATTATGGAGAATTTACAATAAAAGATGGCGAGACAAAGACTTTGCCTCTAATTAGCCTTGCAAAATTACCTTGATGTATTG includes these proteins:
- a CDS encoding PEGA domain-containing protein codes for the protein MNIALEKSSTTSTSTSSSTTTTPKTGTHSVNSNPTGAKVYVDNSYKGITPIKLNLKVGTYTVKITKTGYLDYTETVKITENKQYSINQPLMKLGKTATVNISTNPTYATVYIDGIEVGLSPLFFYKIEPGHHEIKVTKEGYLEYYGEFTIKDGETKTLPLISLAKLP